From one Suricata suricatta isolate VVHF042 chromosome 8, meerkat_22Aug2017_6uvM2_HiC, whole genome shotgun sequence genomic stretch:
- the TRIM45 gene encoding tripartite motif-containing protein 45 isoform X3, with product MSENRKPLLGFVSKLPSGTALGNSGKTHCPLCMGLFKAPRLLPCLHTVCTTCLEQLEPFSVVDIRGGDSDTSSEGSIFQELKPPSLQPQIGILCPVCDAQVDLPMGGVKALTIDHLAMNDVMLESLRGEGQGLVCDLCNDREVEKRCQTCKANLCHFCCQAHRRQKKTTYHTMVDLKDLKGYSRIGKPILCPEHPAEELRLFCELCDRPVCRDCVVGNHREHPCDFTSNVIHKHGDSVRELLRGTQPHVEALGEALVQIEEMNSTLQARVEAVAAEVRIFSEGYVKAIEEHRDRLLKQLEDVRVQKENSLQLQKAQLEQLLADMRTGVEFTEHLLTSGSDLEILITKGVVVERLRKLNKVEYSARPGVNDKICFSPQQRAGRCRGYEVYGTINTKEVDPAKCVLQGEDLHRAREKQTASFTLLCKDAAGESMGRGGENVHVAVVPKDKKDSPVRTLVQDNKDGTYCVSYTPKEPGVYTVLVCVKEQHVQACISSSQLENS from the exons ATGTCAGAAAACAGGAAGCCGTTGTTGGGCTTCGTGAGCAAACTCCCCAGTGGGACTGCACTTGGGAATTCAGGCAAGACTCACTGCCCTTTGTGCATGGGGCTTTTCAAAGCTCCCAGGCTCTTGCCTTGTTTGCACACAGTTTGCACCACGTGTCTGGAGCAGCTGGAACCCTTCTCAGTAGTGGACATCCGAGGGGGTGACTCTGACACCAGCTCTGAGGGGTCAATATTCCAGGAACTCAAGCCACCCAGTCTGCAACCCCAGATCGGCATCCTGTGTCCGGTATGTGATGCTCAGGTGGACCTGCCCATGGGTGGAGTGAAGGCTTTAACCATAGACCACCTGGCCATGAATGATGTGATGCTGGAGAGTCTTCGTGGGGAAGGCCAGGGCCTGGTGTGTGACCTGTGCAACGACAGGGAAGTGGAGAAGAGATGTCAGACCTGCAAAGCCAATCTCTGCCACTTCTGCTGCCAGGCTCATAG GCGGCAGAAGAAGACAACTTACCACACGATGGTGGACCTGAAAGACTTGAAAGGCTACAGCAGGATTGGGAAGCCCATTCTGTGTCCCGAGCACCCTGCAGAGGAGCTGAGGCTGTTCTGCGAGCTCTGTGACCGGCCCGTGTGCCGGGACTGCGTGGTGGGCAACCACCGGGAGCACCCCTGTGACTTTACGAGCAATGTCATCCACAAGCACGGGGACTCCGTGCGGGAGCTTCTCAGAGGCACACAGCCCCACGTGGAGGCCCTGGGGGAAGCCCTGGTGCAGATCGAAGAGATGAACAGCACCCTCCAGGCGCGCGTGGAGGCTGTGGCGGCCGAGGTGCGAATCTTCTCCGAGGGCTACGTCAAGGCCATTGAGGAGCATCGGGACAGGCTGCTGAAGCAGCTGGAAGACGTACGGGTCCAGAAGGAGAACTCTCTGCAGCTGCAGAAGGCGCAGCTGGAGCAGCTGCTGGCGGACATGCGGACTGGGGTGGAGTTCACCGAGCACCTGCTGACCAGTGGCTCCGACTTGGAGATCCTCATCACCAAGGGGGTGGTGGTAGAACGACTCAGGAAGCTGAACAAAGTCGAATATAGCGCCCGTCCTGGAGTAAACGATAAGATATGCTTCTCTCCTCAGCAGAGAGCAGGCCGGTGCCGTGGCTATGAAGTTTATGGGACCATCAACACGAAAGAGGTCGATCCAGCTAAGTGTGTCCTTCAAGGAGAAG ATCTCCACCGAGCCCGGGAGAAACAGACAGCCTCTTTCACCCTGCTTTGTAAGGATGCAGCaggagagagcatgggcaggggaggagagaatgtGCACGTGGCCGTAGTCCCCAAAGATAAGAAGGACAG TCCGGTCAGGACACTGGTACAAGATAACAAGGATGGGACATACTGTGTCTCCTATACCCCCAAGGAGCCTGGCGTCTATACTGTGTTGGTCTGCGTCAAAGAGCAGCACGTGCAG GCTTGTATTTCATCCTCCCAGTTGGAGAATTCTTGA
- the TRIM45 gene encoding tripartite motif-containing protein 45 isoform X1: protein MSENRKPLLGFVSKLPSGTALGNSGKTHCPLCMGLFKAPRLLPCLHTVCTTCLEQLEPFSVVDIRGGDSDTSSEGSIFQELKPPSLQPQIGILCPVCDAQVDLPMGGVKALTIDHLAMNDVMLESLRGEGQGLVCDLCNDREVEKRCQTCKANLCHFCCQAHRRQKKTTYHTMVDLKDLKGYSRIGKPILCPEHPAEELRLFCELCDRPVCRDCVVGNHREHPCDFTSNVIHKHGDSVRELLRGTQPHVEALGEALVQIEEMNSTLQARVEAVAAEVRIFSEGYVKAIEEHRDRLLKQLEDVRVQKENSLQLQKAQLEQLLADMRTGVEFTEHLLTSGSDLEILITKGVVVERLRKLNKVEYSARPGVNDKICFSPQQRAGRCRGYEVYGTINTKEVDPAKCVLQGEDLHRAREKQTASFTLLCKDAAGESMGRGGENVHVAVVPKDKKDSPVRTLVQDNKDGTYCVSYTPKEPGVYTVLVCVKEQHVQGSPFTVTVRKRHRPHPGVFHCCTFCSSGGQKTARCACGGTMPGGYLGCGHGHKGHPGRPHWSCCGKFAEKSECTCTGGQGAPRSLLRTVAL, encoded by the exons ATGTCAGAAAACAGGAAGCCGTTGTTGGGCTTCGTGAGCAAACTCCCCAGTGGGACTGCACTTGGGAATTCAGGCAAGACTCACTGCCCTTTGTGCATGGGGCTTTTCAAAGCTCCCAGGCTCTTGCCTTGTTTGCACACAGTTTGCACCACGTGTCTGGAGCAGCTGGAACCCTTCTCAGTAGTGGACATCCGAGGGGGTGACTCTGACACCAGCTCTGAGGGGTCAATATTCCAGGAACTCAAGCCACCCAGTCTGCAACCCCAGATCGGCATCCTGTGTCCGGTATGTGATGCTCAGGTGGACCTGCCCATGGGTGGAGTGAAGGCTTTAACCATAGACCACCTGGCCATGAATGATGTGATGCTGGAGAGTCTTCGTGGGGAAGGCCAGGGCCTGGTGTGTGACCTGTGCAACGACAGGGAAGTGGAGAAGAGATGTCAGACCTGCAAAGCCAATCTCTGCCACTTCTGCTGCCAGGCTCATAG GCGGCAGAAGAAGACAACTTACCACACGATGGTGGACCTGAAAGACTTGAAAGGCTACAGCAGGATTGGGAAGCCCATTCTGTGTCCCGAGCACCCTGCAGAGGAGCTGAGGCTGTTCTGCGAGCTCTGTGACCGGCCCGTGTGCCGGGACTGCGTGGTGGGCAACCACCGGGAGCACCCCTGTGACTTTACGAGCAATGTCATCCACAAGCACGGGGACTCCGTGCGGGAGCTTCTCAGAGGCACACAGCCCCACGTGGAGGCCCTGGGGGAAGCCCTGGTGCAGATCGAAGAGATGAACAGCACCCTCCAGGCGCGCGTGGAGGCTGTGGCGGCCGAGGTGCGAATCTTCTCCGAGGGCTACGTCAAGGCCATTGAGGAGCATCGGGACAGGCTGCTGAAGCAGCTGGAAGACGTACGGGTCCAGAAGGAGAACTCTCTGCAGCTGCAGAAGGCGCAGCTGGAGCAGCTGCTGGCGGACATGCGGACTGGGGTGGAGTTCACCGAGCACCTGCTGACCAGTGGCTCCGACTTGGAGATCCTCATCACCAAGGGGGTGGTGGTAGAACGACTCAGGAAGCTGAACAAAGTCGAATATAGCGCCCGTCCTGGAGTAAACGATAAGATATGCTTCTCTCCTCAGCAGAGAGCAGGCCGGTGCCGTGGCTATGAAGTTTATGGGACCATCAACACGAAAGAGGTCGATCCAGCTAAGTGTGTCCTTCAAGGAGAAG ATCTCCACCGAGCCCGGGAGAAACAGACAGCCTCTTTCACCCTGCTTTGTAAGGATGCAGCaggagagagcatgggcaggggaggagagaatgtGCACGTGGCCGTAGTCCCCAAAGATAAGAAGGACAG TCCGGTCAGGACACTGGTACAAGATAACAAGGATGGGACATACTGTGTCTCCTATACCCCCAAGGAGCCTGGCGTCTATACTGTGTTGGTCTGCGTCAAAGAGCAGCACGTGCAG GGCTCACCATTCACCGTGACCGTGAGGAAACGGCACCGCCCACACCCAGGCGTGTTTCACTGCTGCACCTTCTGCTCCAGCGGAGGCCAGAAAACGGCTCGCTGTGCCTGTGGAGGCACCATGCCAG GTGGGTACCTGGGCTGTGGCCACGGACACAAAGGCCACCCAGGCCGCCCGCACTGGTCATGTTGCGGGAAGTTTGCTGAGAAGTCGGAATGCACGTGCACAGGCGGGCAGGGCGCACCGAGGAGCCTACTCAGGACCGTGGCCCTCTGA
- the TRIM45 gene encoding tripartite motif-containing protein 45 isoform X2 — MSENRKPLLGFVSKLPSGTALGNSGKTHCPLCMGLFKAPRLLPCLHTVCTTCLEQLEPFSVVDIRGGDSDTSSEGSIFQELKPPSLQPQIGILCPVCDAQVDLPMGGVKALTIDHLAMNDVMLESLRGEGQGLVCDLCNDREVEKRCQTCKANLCHFCCQAHRRQKKTTYHTMVDLKDLKGYSRIGKPILCPEHPAEELRLFCELCDRPVCRDCVVGNHREHPCDFTSNVIHKHGDSVRELLRGTQPHVEALGEALVQIEEMNSTLQARVEAVAAEVRIFSEGYVKAIEEHRDRLLKQLEDVRVQKENSLQLQKAQLEQLLADMRTGVEFTEHLLTSGSDLEILITKGVVVERLRKLNKVEYSARPGVNDKICFSPQQRAGRCRGYEVYGTINTKEVDPAKCVLQGEDLHRAREKQTASFTLLCKDAAGESMGRGGENVHVAVVPKDKKDSPVRTLVQDNKDGTYCVSYTPKEPGVYTVLVCVKEQHVQVLFFALGLHTEGLTIHRDREETAPPTPRRVSLLHLLLQRRPENGSLCLWRHHARWVPGLWPRTQRPPRPPALVMLREVC, encoded by the exons ATGTCAGAAAACAGGAAGCCGTTGTTGGGCTTCGTGAGCAAACTCCCCAGTGGGACTGCACTTGGGAATTCAGGCAAGACTCACTGCCCTTTGTGCATGGGGCTTTTCAAAGCTCCCAGGCTCTTGCCTTGTTTGCACACAGTTTGCACCACGTGTCTGGAGCAGCTGGAACCCTTCTCAGTAGTGGACATCCGAGGGGGTGACTCTGACACCAGCTCTGAGGGGTCAATATTCCAGGAACTCAAGCCACCCAGTCTGCAACCCCAGATCGGCATCCTGTGTCCGGTATGTGATGCTCAGGTGGACCTGCCCATGGGTGGAGTGAAGGCTTTAACCATAGACCACCTGGCCATGAATGATGTGATGCTGGAGAGTCTTCGTGGGGAAGGCCAGGGCCTGGTGTGTGACCTGTGCAACGACAGGGAAGTGGAGAAGAGATGTCAGACCTGCAAAGCCAATCTCTGCCACTTCTGCTGCCAGGCTCATAG GCGGCAGAAGAAGACAACTTACCACACGATGGTGGACCTGAAAGACTTGAAAGGCTACAGCAGGATTGGGAAGCCCATTCTGTGTCCCGAGCACCCTGCAGAGGAGCTGAGGCTGTTCTGCGAGCTCTGTGACCGGCCCGTGTGCCGGGACTGCGTGGTGGGCAACCACCGGGAGCACCCCTGTGACTTTACGAGCAATGTCATCCACAAGCACGGGGACTCCGTGCGGGAGCTTCTCAGAGGCACACAGCCCCACGTGGAGGCCCTGGGGGAAGCCCTGGTGCAGATCGAAGAGATGAACAGCACCCTCCAGGCGCGCGTGGAGGCTGTGGCGGCCGAGGTGCGAATCTTCTCCGAGGGCTACGTCAAGGCCATTGAGGAGCATCGGGACAGGCTGCTGAAGCAGCTGGAAGACGTACGGGTCCAGAAGGAGAACTCTCTGCAGCTGCAGAAGGCGCAGCTGGAGCAGCTGCTGGCGGACATGCGGACTGGGGTGGAGTTCACCGAGCACCTGCTGACCAGTGGCTCCGACTTGGAGATCCTCATCACCAAGGGGGTGGTGGTAGAACGACTCAGGAAGCTGAACAAAGTCGAATATAGCGCCCGTCCTGGAGTAAACGATAAGATATGCTTCTCTCCTCAGCAGAGAGCAGGCCGGTGCCGTGGCTATGAAGTTTATGGGACCATCAACACGAAAGAGGTCGATCCAGCTAAGTGTGTCCTTCAAGGAGAAG ATCTCCACCGAGCCCGGGAGAAACAGACAGCCTCTTTCACCCTGCTTTGTAAGGATGCAGCaggagagagcatgggcaggggaggagagaatgtGCACGTGGCCGTAGTCCCCAAAGATAAGAAGGACAG TCCGGTCAGGACACTGGTACAAGATAACAAGGATGGGACATACTGTGTCTCCTATACCCCCAAGGAGCCTGGCGTCTATACTGTGTTGGTCTGCGTCAAAGAGCAGCACGTGCAG GTGCTGTTCTTTGCTCTTGGTCTGCACACCGAAGGGCTCACCATTCACCGTGACCGTGAGGAAACGGCACCGCCCACACCCAGGCGTGTTTCACTGCTGCACCTTCTGCTCCAGCGGAGGCCAGAAAACGGCTCGCTGTGCCTGTGGAGGCACCATGCCAG GTGGGTACCTGGGCTGTGGCCACGGACACAAAGGCCACCCAGGCCGCCCGCACTGGTCATGTTGCGGGAAGTTTGCTGA